One genomic window of Actinoalloteichus hoggarensis includes the following:
- the eda gene encoding bifunctional 4-hydroxy-2-oxoglutarate aldolase/2-dehydro-3-deoxy-phosphogluconate aldolase gives MSATNVPTDLLDVSPVIPVVVIDDVEHAVPLARALVRGGIAVIEVTLRTTAALPAIERIAAEVPEILLGAGTVTVPAHATQAASAGARFLVTPGSTRNLLQAAEETGLPVLPGAATASEALALAELGYSSLKFFPAEAAGGIGYLRSLAGPLPNLRFCPTGGVGPANAEGYLALPNVGCVGGSWLTPAAVLAAGDWDAVTALAEDAAALTA, from the coding sequence ATGAGCGCCACGAACGTCCCGACCGACCTGCTCGACGTCTCACCGGTGATCCCGGTGGTGGTGATCGACGACGTCGAGCACGCGGTACCGCTGGCGCGGGCACTCGTACGCGGCGGCATCGCGGTCATCGAGGTCACACTGCGCACGACCGCCGCCCTGCCCGCGATCGAACGCATCGCCGCCGAGGTGCCCGAGATTCTGCTGGGCGCGGGAACGGTGACCGTGCCCGCCCATGCCACGCAGGCCGCCTCGGCCGGGGCACGATTCCTGGTGACCCCCGGCAGCACCCGCAACCTGCTCCAAGCGGCCGAGGAGACCGGGCTGCCGGTGCTTCCCGGCGCGGCCACCGCCTCCGAGGCGCTCGCGCTCGCCGAGCTCGGCTACTCCTCGCTGAAGTTCTTTCCCGCCGAGGCCGCAGGCGGCATCGGCTATCTCCGATCGCTCGCAGGCCCGTTGCCGAACCTGCGGTTCTGTCCGACGGGAGGCGTCGGTCCGGCCAACGCCGAGGGCTACCTGGCGCTGCCCAACGTCGGCTGCGTCGGCGGGTCCTGGCTTACCCCGGCCGCCGTACTGGCCGCAGGCGACTGGGATGCCGTGACGGCCCTGGCCGAGGACGCCGCAGCGCTGACGGCGTGA
- the edd gene encoding phosphogluconate dehydratase, with protein MSEPSDAQDTLHPIIAEVTRRIVARSAESRAAYLARTARAAGDGPVRAGMACSNLAHGFAGCAGPDRIAIRGLVKPGVAIVSSYNDLLSAHQPLHEFPDWIKAAVREAGGVAQFAGGVPAMCDGITQGRDGMELSLFSRDVIAMSTGIALAHEMFDGALLLGVCDKIVPGLLIGALSFGHLPMLMVPAGPMASGLPNQEKSRVRQLFAEGRATRDDLLDAEAASYHSPGTCTFYGTANSNQLLMEVMGLHLPGSSFVQPGTPLRKALTEAAGRRVVEIRRAGAEYTPLAEIVDERTIVNAVVALLATGGSTNHTMHLVAIAAAAGIALTWDDFSELSAVVPLLARVYPNGPADINHFAAAGGVPFLIGELLDAGMLHRSVSTVAGPGLDRYRQEPRLIDGELVWQDGTATSLDQNVLRGVAEPFDADGGLRVLRGNLGSAVIKVSAVAADHRSVIAPARIFPTQQAFDAAYRAGELDQDVVVVLRNQGPAANGMPELHGLTPALGSLQDRGHKVALVTDGRMSGASGKIPAAIQVSPEAAVGGPLAKVRDGDVIRLDAERGTLEVLVPAREFDARETVDGAPDEAEWTGTGRELFGALRTAVTQADQGARVFSMPQPGRMEVEANR; from the coding sequence GTGAGCGAGCCGTCCGACGCCCAGGACACCCTTCATCCGATCATCGCCGAGGTGACCCGACGCATCGTCGCCCGTAGCGCGGAGTCACGGGCCGCCTACCTGGCTCGAACCGCCCGTGCGGCCGGCGACGGGCCGGTCCGGGCAGGCATGGCGTGCAGCAACCTCGCCCACGGCTTCGCCGGCTGCGCCGGACCGGACCGGATCGCGATCCGCGGGCTCGTCAAACCCGGCGTCGCCATCGTCTCGTCCTACAACGACCTGCTCTCGGCCCACCAGCCCCTGCACGAGTTCCCCGACTGGATCAAGGCCGCCGTACGCGAGGCGGGCGGCGTCGCGCAGTTCGCGGGCGGAGTCCCGGCCATGTGCGACGGCATCACCCAGGGGCGCGACGGCATGGAGCTGTCGCTGTTCAGCCGCGACGTGATCGCCATGTCCACCGGGATCGCCCTGGCACACGAGATGTTCGACGGCGCACTACTGCTCGGCGTCTGTGACAAGATCGTGCCGGGACTGCTCATCGGGGCACTCTCGTTCGGTCACCTTCCGATGCTGATGGTTCCCGCGGGCCCGATGGCCTCCGGACTCCCCAACCAGGAGAAGAGCCGAGTCCGGCAGCTCTTCGCCGAGGGCCGTGCCACCCGCGACGACCTCCTCGACGCGGAGGCCGCCTCCTACCACTCGCCAGGCACCTGCACCTTCTACGGCACGGCCAACTCCAATCAGCTCCTCATGGAGGTGATGGGGCTGCACCTGCCCGGGTCGAGCTTCGTGCAACCCGGCACGCCCCTGCGCAAGGCGTTGACCGAAGCCGCGGGCCGCCGAGTCGTGGAGATCCGCCGGGCTGGTGCCGAGTACACCCCGCTGGCGGAGATCGTCGACGAGCGGACCATCGTCAACGCCGTCGTCGCGCTGCTGGCCACCGGCGGGTCCACCAACCACACGATGCACCTGGTGGCCATCGCGGCCGCGGCGGGCATCGCACTCACCTGGGACGACTTCTCGGAGCTGTCCGCCGTCGTCCCGCTGCTCGCCCGCGTCTACCCCAACGGCCCCGCCGACATCAACCACTTCGCCGCCGCAGGCGGAGTGCCCTTCCTGATCGGCGAACTCCTCGATGCCGGAATGCTGCACCGGTCGGTCAGCACCGTGGCCGGGCCGGGACTGGACCGCTACCGCCAGGAGCCGCGGCTCATCGACGGCGAACTCGTCTGGCAGGACGGGACGGCGACAAGCCTCGATCAGAACGTCTTACGCGGCGTAGCCGAGCCGTTCGACGCCGACGGCGGCCTCCGAGTGCTGCGCGGCAACCTCGGCAGCGCCGTCATCAAGGTCTCCGCCGTCGCGGCCGACCATCGCAGCGTGATCGCTCCGGCCAGGATCTTCCCCACGCAACAGGCCTTCGACGCCGCCTACCGCGCGGGCGAACTCGATCAGGACGTCGTCGTGGTCCTGCGTAATCAGGGCCCCGCCGCCAACGGAATGCCGGAGCTGCACGGCCTGACCCCGGCACTCGGGTCGCTTCAGGACCGAGGCCATAAGGTCGCCCTCGTGACCGACGGGCGGATGTCCGGCGCGTCGGGAAAGATTCCGGCCGCCATCCAGGTGTCCCCCGAGGCCGCCGTCGGCGGTCCACTGGCCAAGGTCCGCGACGGCGACGTCATCCGACTCGACGCTGAACGAGGCACCCTCGAGGTGCTCGTCCCGGCTCGCGAGTTCGATGCACGAGAGACCGTCGACGGTGCACCCGACGAGGCCGAGTGGACGGGAACCGGCCGGGAACTGTTCGGAGCGCTCCGGACGGCCGTGACCCAGGCCGATCAGGGCGCTCGTGTGTTCAGCATGCCCCAGCCGGGGCGTATGGAGGTGGAGGCGAACCGATGA